A region of Salmo salar chromosome ssa17, Ssal_v3.1, whole genome shotgun sequence DNA encodes the following proteins:
- the LOC106574985 gene encoding zinc finger protein OZF-like isoform X1 encodes MASVKLEDCSQTLVLNVNIKDEEEEEKIGTSVSHGSFSWPLCFYICIACSLGISGDHVETFSTSREHQQEDHRAKRSHHWPHCEEIFPFLSKLKIHLKIHTGEKPYSCSDCGKCFKTSTKLKVHQRTHKGEKPYSCSDCGVSFSRSDTLKQHEHIHTREKPYSCSDCGNSFSQLGHLKTHERIHSEVKPFYCSDCVKCFKTSTALKVHHGTHTGEKPYSCSDCGKSFSQLGTLKIHERIHTGEKPYSCSDCGASFSLLGTLKKHERIHTGEKPYSCSDCGASFSRPDTLKRHEHIHTGEKPYSCSDCGKSFSQLGHLKTHERIHSEVKPFYCSDCVKCFKTSTELKDHQRTHTGEKPYSCSDCGKSFSQLGTLKQHERIHKGEKPYSCSDCGAIFSRLGTLKKHERVHTGEKPYSCSDCGASFSCLDTLKQHEHIHTGEKPYPCSDCGKSFSQLGHLKTHERIHSEVKHYYWSDCVKCFKTSTELTVHQRTHTGEKP; translated from the exons atggcatcagtgaagctggaagactgcagtcaaacactggtgctgaatgtcaacattaaagatgaagaagaggaggagaagattgggacATCTGTTTCTCATG ggagtttttcatggccactgtgcttctacatctgcattgcttgctctttggggattTCAg gagaccatgttgagactttctctacatccagagagcatcagcaggaagatcacagagcgaagaggtctcaccactggccacattgtgaggagattttcccatttctatcaaagctaaaaatacacctaaaaatacacacaggagaaaagccttactcctgctctgactgtgggaaatgcTTCAAAACATCAACTaagctaaaagttcatcagagaacacacaaaggagagaagccttactcctgctctgactgtggggtgAGTTTCTCTCGTTCGGACACCTTAAAACAACATGAACATATACACACAAGAGAGaaaccttactcctgctctgactgtggaaatagTTTCTCTCAACTGGGccacttaaaaacacatgaacgtatacattCAGAAGTGAAGCCTTTCtactgctctgactgtgtaaaatgcttcaAAACGTCAACTGCGCTAAAAGTTCATCatggaacacacacaggagagaaaccttactcctgctctgactgtggaaagagtttctctcaacTGGGCACCTTAAAAATCCAtgaacgtatacacacaggagagaagccttactcctgctctgactgtggggcgAGTTTCTCTCTACTGGGCACCTTAAAAAAACAtgaacgtatacacacaggagagaagccttactcctgctctgactgtggggcgAGTTTCTCTCGTCCGGACACCTTAAAACGACATGAacatatacacacaggagagaagccttactcctgctctgattgtggaaagagtttctctcaactgggccacttaaaaacacatgaacgtatacattCAGAAGTGAAGCCTTTCtactgctctgactgtgtaaAATGTTTCAAAACATCAACTGAGCTGAAAgatcatcagagaacacacacaggagagaagccttactcctgctctgactgtggaaagagtttctctcaacTGGGCACCTTAAAACAACATGAACGTATACAcaaaggagagaagccttactcctgctctgactgtggggcgATATTCTCTCGACTGGGAACCTTAAAAAAACATGAACgtgtacacacaggagagaagccttactcctgctctgactgtggggcgAGTTTCTCTTGTCTGGACACCTTAAAACAACATGAacatatacacacaggagagaagccttacccctgctctgactgtggaaagagtttctctcaactgggtcacttaaaaacacatgaacgtatacattCAGAAGTCAAGCATTACTACTGGTCTgactgtgtaaaatgcttcaaaacatcaactgagctaacagttcatcagagaacacacacaggagagaagccttaa
- the LOC106574985 gene encoding zinc finger protein 135-like isoform X2, with protein MASVKLEDCSQTLVLNVNIKDEEEEEKIGTSVSHGDHVETFSTSREHQQEDHRAKRSHHWPHCEEIFPFLSKLKIHLKIHTGEKPYSCSDCGKCFKTSTKLKVHQRTHKGEKPYSCSDCGVSFSRSDTLKQHEHIHTREKPYSCSDCGNSFSQLGHLKTHERIHSEVKPFYCSDCVKCFKTSTALKVHHGTHTGEKPYSCSDCGKSFSQLGTLKIHERIHTGEKPYSCSDCGASFSLLGTLKKHERIHTGEKPYSCSDCGASFSRPDTLKRHEHIHTGEKPYSCSDCGKSFSQLGHLKTHERIHSEVKPFYCSDCVKCFKTSTELKDHQRTHTGEKPYSCSDCGKSFSQLGTLKQHERIHKGEKPYSCSDCGAIFSRLGTLKKHERVHTGEKPYSCSDCGASFSCLDTLKQHEHIHTGEKPYPCSDCGKSFSQLGHLKTHERIHSEVKHYYWSDCVKCFKTSTELTVHQRTHTGEKP; from the exons atggcatcagtgaagctggaagactgcagtcaaacactggtgctgaatgtcaacattaaagatgaagaagaggaggagaagattgggacATCTGTTTCTCATG gagaccatgttgagactttctctacatccagagagcatcagcaggaagatcacagagcgaagaggtctcaccactggccacattgtgaggagattttcccatttctatcaaagctaaaaatacacctaaaaatacacacaggagaaaagccttactcctgctctgactgtgggaaatgcTTCAAAACATCAACTaagctaaaagttcatcagagaacacacaaaggagagaagccttactcctgctctgactgtggggtgAGTTTCTCTCGTTCGGACACCTTAAAACAACATGAACATATACACACAAGAGAGaaaccttactcctgctctgactgtggaaatagTTTCTCTCAACTGGGccacttaaaaacacatgaacgtatacattCAGAAGTGAAGCCTTTCtactgctctgactgtgtaaaatgcttcaAAACGTCAACTGCGCTAAAAGTTCATCatggaacacacacaggagagaaaccttactcctgctctgactgtggaaagagtttctctcaacTGGGCACCTTAAAAATCCAtgaacgtatacacacaggagagaagccttactcctgctctgactgtggggcgAGTTTCTCTCTACTGGGCACCTTAAAAAAACAtgaacgtatacacacaggagagaagccttactcctgctctgactgtggggcgAGTTTCTCTCGTCCGGACACCTTAAAACGACATGAacatatacacacaggagagaagccttactcctgctctgattgtggaaagagtttctctcaactgggccacttaaaaacacatgaacgtatacattCAGAAGTGAAGCCTTTCtactgctctgactgtgtaaAATGTTTCAAAACATCAACTGAGCTGAAAgatcatcagagaacacacacaggagagaagccttactcctgctctgactgtggaaagagtttctctcaacTGGGCACCTTAAAACAACATGAACGTATACAcaaaggagagaagccttactcctgctctgactgtggggcgATATTCTCTCGACTGGGAACCTTAAAAAAACATGAACgtgtacacacaggagagaagccttactcctgctctgactgtggggcgAGTTTCTCTTGTCTGGACACCTTAAAACAACATGAacatatacacacaggagagaagccttacccctgctctgactgtggaaagagtttctctcaactgggtcacttaaaaacacatgaacgtatacattCAGAAGTCAAGCATTACTACTGGTCTgactgtgtaaaatgcttcaaaacatcaactgagctaacagttcatcagagaacacacacaggagagaagccttaa